A genomic stretch from Edaphobacter aggregans includes:
- the dnaG gene encoding DNA primase, whose protein sequence is MSDNFAQTVKQQADIVRIVGEYVKLRKTGAQNHTGLCPFHKEKTGSFSVNATHGYFYCFGCHEKGDVFTFVMKMESISFPEAVRAVATKTGIPLPKREFSSPEEAREAGLRRQLIDIHEAATQYFEAHLKSPEAARAREYLTGRGVTAETIAKFRIGYAPDDFNDMRERLKPHFNEEAMRASGLFSSKEQADGSQGQLYAKFRKRITFPIANEQGKTIAFTARALDEVDDKGRAIAKYMNSPETALYSKGQVLFNLDKAKTDMRAHDFVLLVEGQMDCISVYMAGIKNVLAVSGTAFTEMQVRQISRFTKRVVVNFDPDNAGAGAAEKAIALLTEEDFEVKVITLEGGLDPDRYVREHGIQAYMAALRTAKRYSDFLIDRARQQFPPRTAEGKVKAMNFLLPHIRRMPNRIQRDEFAADAAQKLGIDSVILRQELKQAAAQRVESVRAHTNDPASEMERILLRALVLPEDDSARRIAAGRLSEHPEWYDGLTAASILEALAHGPAPSNPLDAAPDQPSRALLALALQHSDDAAESQQGLTEQVQHALDKLELRYLQRRQREIRSLIAEAYRRTDEEMLKKLSAEKVDVDRKLRQF, encoded by the coding sequence ATGTCGGATAACTTTGCCCAAACCGTCAAGCAGCAGGCCGATATCGTCCGCATAGTCGGCGAGTACGTGAAGCTGCGCAAGACCGGCGCACAGAATCACACTGGGCTGTGTCCTTTTCACAAGGAAAAGACAGGCTCGTTTTCCGTGAATGCGACGCATGGCTACTTCTACTGCTTCGGCTGTCATGAGAAGGGCGACGTCTTCACCTTCGTGATGAAAATGGAGAGCATCAGCTTTCCCGAGGCCGTACGCGCCGTTGCAACGAAGACGGGGATTCCGCTGCCGAAGCGCGAGTTCAGCTCGCCGGAAGAGGCGCGCGAGGCCGGACTGCGGCGGCAGTTGATCGATATCCACGAGGCTGCGACGCAGTATTTTGAAGCGCATCTGAAGAGTCCCGAGGCAGCGCGGGCGCGTGAGTATCTGACCGGACGCGGCGTTACCGCAGAGACCATTGCAAAGTTCCGCATCGGCTACGCGCCGGACGACTTCAACGACATGCGCGAGCGGTTGAAGCCCCACTTCAACGAAGAGGCAATGCGGGCCAGCGGGCTCTTCAGCTCGAAGGAGCAAGCCGACGGATCGCAGGGACAGCTCTACGCGAAGTTTCGCAAGCGCATCACCTTTCCTATTGCGAACGAGCAGGGCAAGACGATTGCGTTTACCGCGCGGGCATTGGATGAGGTCGATGACAAGGGGCGGGCGATTGCCAAATACATGAACTCGCCGGAGACTGCGCTCTACTCGAAGGGCCAGGTGCTGTTCAACCTCGACAAAGCCAAGACCGATATGCGTGCCCATGACTTTGTTCTTCTCGTGGAAGGGCAGATGGACTGCATCTCGGTCTACATGGCCGGGATCAAGAATGTACTTGCGGTCTCCGGCACAGCGTTCACCGAGATGCAGGTGCGCCAGATCAGCCGTTTCACCAAGCGCGTCGTCGTTAATTTCGATCCCGACAACGCTGGAGCAGGCGCCGCCGAGAAAGCCATCGCTCTCCTGACCGAAGAGGACTTCGAGGTGAAGGTGATCACGCTTGAAGGTGGGCTTGATCCCGACCGCTACGTTCGCGAGCACGGTATCCAGGCCTATATGGCGGCGTTGCGCACGGCAAAGCGGTACAGCGACTTCCTGATCGATCGGGCCCGTCAGCAGTTTCCCCCGCGCACGGCCGAGGGCAAGGTGAAGGCGATGAATTTTCTGCTGCCACACATTCGCCGCATGCCCAATCGCATCCAGCGCGACGAGTTCGCCGCCGACGCCGCACAGAAACTGGGGATTGACTCGGTCATCCTGCGGCAGGAGCTAAAGCAGGCCGCCGCGCAGCGCGTGGAGAGTGTGCGCGCCCACACGAACGATCCTGCCAGTGAGATGGAGCGCATTCTGCTGCGTGCGCTGGTACTACCCGAAGATGACTCGGCACGGAGAATTGCCGCAGGACGTCTCTCCGAACATCCGGAGTGGTACGACGGTTTGACCGCAGCCTCGATTCTTGAGGCACTGGCTCACGGACCGGCGCCTTCTAATCCGCTGGACGCCGCTCCCGACCAACCCAGCCGCGCTCTGCTGGCTCTGGCCTTGCAGCACAGCGACGATGCTGCCGAATCGCAGCAAGGCCTGACCGAGCAGGTGCAGCACGCCCTCGACAAGCTCGAACTTCGCTACCTGCAGCGCCGCCAGCGCGAGATCCGTTCGCTGATCGCGGAG
- a CDS encoding YXWGXW repeat-containing protein — MNIAPPALPVYTQPLCPGEGYMWTPGYWAYGPEGYYWVPGVWVQPPAVGMLWTPGYWGWSNGAYLFHAGYWGPHIGFYGGVNYGFGYGGVGYEGGYWNHGVFAYNRSVNNINIVNVHNVYTKTVIVNNNYSRVSYNGGNGGIRAQESAQERIAIHEQHFQPTVNQVNHEQVMRADRGQLASVNGGRPNTMAMATVNDRRANQQQRIANGISSGQMTAGEAARAENRQAQINQQVHADREANGGHLTQQEHQQINREQNHASQQIHNEKHNDEKAPR; from the coding sequence GTGAACATAGCACCACCGGCATTGCCTGTTTATACGCAGCCGCTATGCCCGGGTGAGGGATACATGTGGACGCCGGGTTATTGGGCGTATGGACCGGAAGGCTATTACTGGGTTCCCGGCGTGTGGGTCCAGCCTCCCGCCGTCGGCATGCTCTGGACGCCCGGCTACTGGGGCTGGAGCAATGGGGCGTACCTCTTCCATGCTGGCTACTGGGGCCCGCACATCGGTTTCTACGGCGGCGTGAATTACGGCTTCGGCTACGGCGGCGTCGGTTATGAGGGGGGCTACTGGAACCACGGCGTCTTCGCCTATAACCGCAGCGTGAACAACATCAACATCGTCAATGTTCACAACGTTTACACCAAGACCGTCATCGTGAATAACAACTATAGCCGCGTGAGCTACAACGGTGGCAACGGTGGCATTCGTGCGCAGGAGAGCGCACAGGAGCGCATCGCCATCCACGAGCAGCACTTCCAGCCGACGGTGAACCAGGTCAACCACGAGCAGGTCATGCGGGCCGACCGCGGACAACTGGCCTCGGTCAACGGTGGCCGGCCAAACACCATGGCCATGGCGACCGTCAATGATCGCCGTGCAAATCAGCAGCAGCGCATCGCCAACGGCATCAGCAGTGGACAGATGACCGCCGGTGAAGCTGCGCGTGCGGAGAACCGTCAGGCGCAGATCAACCAGCAGGTCCATGCCGACCGTGAAGCCAACGGCGGACACCTGACCCAGCAGGAACACCAGCAGATCAACCGCGAGCAGAATCACGCAAGCCAGCAGATCCACAACGAGAAACATAACGACGAAAAAGCTCCACGCTAG
- a CDS encoding RNA methyltransferase: protein MPQPKIATVESGPQLDRISIVLVRARNPSNIGAVARAMHDFGFRHLRVVNDYAIPFEAARSAVDASAVLANAKTFTTVAEAVADCTLVVGTTAVGERALQHPLHALPEAAIAIHTELTREDSRTALLFGSEKTGLSNDELSHCHWLLTIPMQQHEDLRHPSMNLGQAVAVCLYELVRQTGVHAGTGVPEAARADDVERFTTLLNEVLEKTGYMRRHPSNCDEAQIRRLVLRMGLAASDIPVWMGVLRQILWKVRGTGDP, encoded by the coding sequence TTGCCCCAGCCTAAAATAGCCACAGTGGAGTCCGGCCCACAACTCGACCGCATCTCGATTGTGCTGGTGCGCGCGCGCAATCCCAGCAATATCGGTGCGGTTGCCCGAGCCATGCACGACTTTGGCTTCCGTCATCTACGCGTGGTCAACGACTACGCCATCCCTTTCGAAGCTGCACGCTCCGCCGTCGATGCCTCTGCCGTCCTCGCAAATGCAAAGACCTTCACCACCGTCGCCGAAGCCGTTGCCGACTGCACCCTCGTGGTAGGAACGACAGCCGTAGGCGAGCGAGCCCTTCAGCACCCCTTGCACGCTCTACCCGAAGCCGCCATCGCGATCCACACGGAGCTCACACGCGAAGACAGCCGAACAGCGCTGCTCTTCGGCTCCGAAAAGACCGGTCTCAGTAACGATGAACTGAGCCATTGTCACTGGCTCCTCACCATTCCCATGCAGCAGCACGAAGATCTTCGTCACCCTTCGATGAACCTCGGACAGGCCGTCGCTGTATGCCTGTACGAGTTGGTGCGGCAGACCGGTGTGCACGCAGGCACTGGTGTCCCCGAGGCGGCTCGCGCGGATGACGTCGAGCGCTTCACGACCCTGCTCAACGAAGTCCTCGAGAAGACCGGCTATATGCGCCGCCATCCCTCCAACTGCGACGAAGCGCAGATTCGCAGATTAGTCCTCCGCATGGGTCTTGCTGCCAGCGATATCCCCGTGTGGATGGGGGTCTTACGGCAGATTCTTTGGAAGGTGCGAGGTACGGGTGATCCGTAA